From the genome of Leptodactylus fuscus isolate aLepFus1 chromosome 1, aLepFus1.hap2, whole genome shotgun sequence, one region includes:
- the LOC142198379 gene encoding chondroitin sulfate proteoglycan 4-like, which translates to MSVPRAVLVLAAVLSCCTCGLTTPASFFGESYVELKKLESFSGSSLQLRFRTSKADGLLFLAAGKHDYCLVELRSGHVQAKLRLGNDEQVLFHDQGPRLDDMEWHSVKLDHRHTEVTLMVDTNVKSGVLSPGGANKLHVEHGLYVGGPGNLKASYVQDTHEYFRGCLDDVVFNEYELLSSLRPYPGQKSVHEVSLGCSDEFFISEDDPISLFSSKSFLAFPRWIIEEGAVFECLVQAAVGRGVLLYHSGRSGDFISLEIVDWVLRASIGKDKNVVHLDSSTALSDNKWHFVKLRINSRHLHLTVNEKTEKVQLGLRIKTHGSLYVGGIDDASRDHVRKFGLTSLSGKHTKRGSFKGCIKNIKVNSVKFGLKNALATKDVSPGCKTEVASSTVSTLPVISVAPTTSVVSTMVPKSNPRDNFLILNNLVVTEGSKATIESKHMKLNLDYKKLGLRQSQILFKVVEYPSNGQLKIDVSAQNKSTFTLLDLWHGRITYVHDGSEGTSDHFRFSVTAASKNELPSYLKGLELHTFNITVTPSNDAPELSLPEGNLFTLLENSKKLLTGNLIKISDVDTEPQNLNLVVLGNLNVDAGYLENVKDPDKPLTTFPYSELLEGNICYVHHGVKNARLVLRVSDSDKVSNTVVLRILAVPLEYKIVNNTGIEVIQGSSAFLKTSNLAVETNAVNQEVEIRYDITEMPKFGHIQRKSSGNEWKPTASFTQRSLDRDRIRYLNTFKELQEPDVKDSFKFRVTIANRSSEELLFPIKVQWLKYVLIRNFPLTIENAKKATFGYDNLQAAMEGVNMDDIIFYKLLTLPSKGTIMNGENILRQDDLFSQKDIEEGNIEYILSNQPHEDSQDSFQFSLFTKYAQSKPFTFTIDIKADMNSIILTNKGLWLAEGETRLITKDELFVQTLSNKTFSFKVLKSPPHGKLKLINFSDSLVSNDNITSFSSQDILGERLMYVHDDSESVSDAFVVLASSMEPDNMDSNTIPIETEFIFNISIELKNDEKPVRVVDKLFHIVRNGKKLVTLEDLCYHDPDTDFDDGQLLYTRRGIPNGDLVSTNDTSKKLYQFTQEDLENNRVLYVHHGADYGRFVLFVTDGKHYTSSLLEVSASEPYINVVNNTGLLVQKGKESIITATNFSIYTNMYVESGRDILYRISSLPKHGKIYVKNLVKESFTHQDLKNGHVAYRHNDGSHLVDTFNLTIKISTMTLDVNIKVRVFLESHQKLPTVLNLESLVVEEGKPVKIGKDKLQVVHEDNAPNEIVFSVVAGPSYGYIRRFESTESLFPDDPKSITTFTQQDVNRGNVQYVQTTAGQVRDNFTLDVTNGVREMSGMTVSIDIIPMLIPLETQNITMKEGASKALTQDYLRILNQHFQDLDFEFVLLDEPKNGYVENTRIPGIKLSRFTKKQVEQELIYYVHDGSETLQDHFTIIVNSTELSKQSLPHAIFVTIFPVNDEFPVITVNKILRVWVGSVTRVTTNDLSAEDKDSSPEDLVYSITPPSNGHLALRSYPDKSILNFTQQHINDGHLVFVHSGAMSGGFNFQVTDGLNFAPRQIFSITARTLVISIATNNGLGVFPGMRRTISSDILKAVTNDENNSKNRSITFDITTSPKHGKILKIVQENMTEEASSFTQQMIDEGKVLYEHTDTEALVWSTQDSFIFSVSSPPAVLETQVFLITISYEVNDPSRYTRLIANTGAPVVEGGRVQIDKSKLDGSNLLARLPESQRSFYEVWFQVTSLPKHGVIVVGDRNITKEKPNFSQYIINKFGITYVHDGAEAPTDDFTFATWLNLKSKSAVKPDMDVIEEMFNITVIPVNDQVPELKTKRPGLKVLQGQMMALSMENLNVEDLDNPPEDIKYSIISLPSNGYLAKSDNLNASVQAFTQADINNGDLWFVQDGSSNSGVFYFSVSDGKHKPLYKIFNLDVIPVSITLVNKTNLILLQGQSFLTLSNTNLAATTDGKSTVLSYEVSQPPRFGIFMVDGRPVTKFDQEAIDMGKVLYHIENFTWSEDSFEIVIFTSETNLTGHSVNITVEPLVNIRPDLKIPTGLAYALKTMDLDATELGNLTNSDPEYHIVNSPVYGKIQKKLLKKDSYEDIEMFKQSDIETGRIVMYVDANITDQQMLNDSFSFMLKAHGVPPALGYFTYSFIPYDPLESTTTSGGPPASSRSPMYTTLGYDRRTTNYWQNKNLTEIPIKRFGNRNRWGNHQIEEAIPSADVAPTTPPIRASTIKQLTFTPKAELSQTNPLSIIIPLVVLAILLLAIIFIVWFLLWKRKAKKSPPHVRSHSYSMVPQVPSPYTERSATVPTVTVTPLQKSNDYCSVSPLLPSRHDHLRTNSAPSLGVATQQNSWLQMDPEMVQHCRKTNPTLKNNQYWV; encoded by the exons ATGAGTGTCCCCCGGGCTGTGCTGGTCCTGGCAGCCGTGCTGAGCTGCTGCACCTGCGGCCTCACCACTCCAG CTTCTTTCTTTGGTGAAAGTTATGTGGAACTGAAAAAACTGGAATCGTTTTCCGGGTCATCCCTTCAGTTACGTTTCCGAACTAGCAAAGCAGATGGATTGCTGTTTCTGGCAGCCGGAAAACATGATTATTGTTTGGTGGAGTTGCGCTCTGGACATGTGCAG GCAAAATTGAGGCTCGGAAATGATGAACAAGTACTTTTTCACGATCAAGGACCTCGTCTAGATGACATGGAATGGCACTCAGTTAAATTGGACCATCGACACACAGAAGTGACCCTCATGGTTGATACAAATGTTAAATCTGGTGTTCTAAGTCCTGGTGGGGCAAATAAACTTCACGTTGAACATGGCCTGTATGTTGGTGGACCTGGAAACTTGAAAGCTTCATATGTACAAGACACACATGAATATTTCCGAGGTTGTCTGGATGATGTAGTGTTTAATGAGTATGAGTTACTTTCTTCCCTTAGACCATACCCTGGTCAGAAAAGTGTTCATGAAGTTTCCCTAGGGTGCAGCGATGAGTTCTTCATAAGCGAAGATGACCCCATCAGTTTGTTCAGTTCGAAGTCCTTCTTGGCTTTTCCTCGATGGATTATTGAAGAAGGTGCTGTCTTCGAGTGTTTGGTACAAGCCGCAGTTGGAAGAGGCGTGCTGTTATATCACTCTGGAAGATCTGGTGATTTCATTTCCCTAGAAATAGTAGATTGGGTGTTGAGAGCTAGTATTGGGAAAGATAAAAATGTAGTACATCTGGATTCTTCAACGGCTCTTAGTGATAATAAATGGCATTTTGTTAAACTTAGGATTAACTCAAGGCATCTACACCTGACCGTAAATGAAAAAACGGAGAAGGTCCAACTTGGCCTCCGTATTAAAACGCATGGTTCTTTGTATGTCGGAGGCATTGATGATGCTTCTCGGGACCATGTAAGGAAGTTCGGTTTGACATCACTTTctgggaagcatacaaaaagagGTTCGTTTAAGGGGTGCATTAAAAATATAAAGGTGAACTCTGTTAAATTTGGGTTAAAAAATGCATTGGCTACCAAAGATGTATCCCCTGGATGTAAAACCGAGGTTGCGTCGAGCACTGTTTCAACATTACCAGTAATCTCTGTGGCGCCTACAACTTCAGTGGTTTCAACCATGGTCCCAAAGAGTAATCCAAGAGATAATTTCCTCATTCTTAATAACTTGGTAGTAACAGAAGGAAGCAAAGCCACCATAGAATCCAAACATATGAAACTGAATTTGGATTATAAAAAGCTGGGCCTTCGACAGTCTCAGATTTTATTTAAGGTTGTTGAGTATCCTTCGAATGGACAACTGAAAATAGATGTGTCTGCACAAAACAAGTCAACTTTTACTCTGCTTGACCTATGGCATGGACGAATTACATACGTTCACGATGGCTCAGAGGGAACAAGTGATCACTTTAGATTTTCTGTTACTGCAGCCAGCAAGAATGAGCTACCATCTTATCTGAAAGGGCTTGAGCTTCACACGTTCAACATCACCGTGACGCCATCTAATGATGCGCCCGAACTGTCTCTACCAGAAGGGAATTTATTCACTTTACTTGAAAATTCCAAGAAACTCCTCACGGGTAATCTGATAAAAATTTCTGATGTGGACACAGAGCCACAAAATCTCAATCTGGTAGTTCTTGGCAATCTCAATGTAGATGCTGGATATCTAGAAAACGTGAAAGATCCAGATAAGCCTCTTACCACCTTTCCTTATTCTGAACTACTGGAAGGCAATATTTGTTATGTCCACCATGGGGTGAAGAATGCAAGGCTTGTGTTGAGGGTTAGTGATAGCGATaaagtgagtaacactgttgtATTAAGAATTTTGGCTGTTCCTCTAGAATATAAAATTGTAAACAACACAGGGATTGAAGTAATACAAGGCTCTAGTGCTTTTCTGAAGACTAGCAACTTAGCTGTCGAAACAAATGCCGTGAATCAAGAGGTGGAGATACGGTATGACATTACAGAGATGCCAAAGTTTGGCCATATCCAGAGGAAAAGTtctggaaatgaatggaaaccaACGGCCTCATTCACTCAACGATCTCTTGATCGAGACCGGATTCGATACCTCAATACTTTTAAAGAGCTTCAAGAACCCGATGTGAAGGACAGCTTTAAGTTTAGAGTCACCATAGCAAACCGTTCGAGTGAAGAACTACTCTTTCCGATTAAGGTCCAATGGCTTAAATATGTATTGATCAGAAATTTTCCTTTAACCATTGAGAATGCCAAAAAGGCTACGTTTGGTTATGATAACCTACAAGCTGCGATGGAAGGAGTCAACATGGATGACATAATTTTTTATAAGTTACTAACTTTACCCAGCAAAGGAACGATTATGAACGGAGAGAACATTTTAAGGCAAGATGACCTGTTCAGCCAGAAGGATATAGAAGAAGGAAACATTGAGTATATATTAAGCAACCAGCCGCATGAAGATTCCCAGGATTCCTTTCAATTTAGTCTTTTCACAAAATATGCACAATCCAAGCCCTTTACGTTTACCATCGACATTAAAGCAGACATGAACAGCATCATTTTGACTAACAAAGGCCTGTGGTTAGCCGAGGGTGAAACGAGACTCATCACGAAAGATGAACTTTTTGTGCAAACTCTAAGTAATAAAACTTTTTCCTTCAAAGTTTTAAAAAGTCCCCCCCATGGAAAGCTCAAGCTAATAAATTTTTCAGACTCTCTGGTAAGCAATGATAACATAACCTCTTTCTCCAGTCAAGATATTTTGGGCGAACGTCTTATGTACGTCCATGATGATTCCGAATCCGTGTCCGATGCCTTTGTCGTTCTTGCATCCTCCATGGAACCCGACAATATGGATTCAAATACAATTCCTATAGAGAcagaattcatttttaacatttcGATAGAGCTGAAGAACGACGAGAAGCCTGTCCGTGTAGTTGACAAGCTCTTTCACATAGTACGAAATGGTAAAAAGTTGGTAACTTTGGAGGACTTGTGCTACCATGACCCAGACACGGATTTCGATGATGGTCAATTACTTTACACCAGGAGAGGTATTCCCAATGGAGACCTTGTTTCTACTAATGATACTTCAAAAAAACTTTATCAGTTTACCCAGGAAGACTTAGAAAATAACCGCGTGTTGTACGTACACCATGGAGCAGATTATGGTCGCTTTGTCTTGTTTGTAACAGACGGAAAACATTACACATCTTCACTTTTAGAAGTCAGCGCCTCCGAGCCCTACATCAACGTAGTCAACAACACAGGATTATTGGTACAAAAAGGCAAAGAAAGCATAATAACAGCCACCAACTTTAGCATTTACACGAATATGTATGTTGAAAGTGGTCGTGACATTCTGTATCGCATTTCATCCTTACCGAAACATGGTAAGATTTACGTAAAGAACTTGGTAAAAGAATCCTTTACGCACCAAGATCTAAAGAATGGCCATGTGGCATACAGGCACAATGATGGCAGTCATCTTGTAGATACTTTCAACCTTACGATAAAAATCAGCACAATGACTCTGGACGTCAACATTAAAGTTCGTGTCTTTTTGGAGAGTCACCAGAAACTTCCGACAGTACTGAATCTCGAAAGCCTTGTAGTAGAAGAAGGAAAGCCGGTCAAAATAGGCAAAGATAAGCTACAA GTTGTCCATGAAGATAACGCGCCCAATGAGATTGTGTTCAGTGTGGTGGCAGGCCCGTCCTATGGCTACATCCGTAGATTTGAGTCCACTGAAAGTCTTTTTCCTGATGATCCAAAATCCATTACTACATTTACACAGCAAGATGTCAACCGAGGAAACGTTCAGTACGTGCAGACCACTGCTGGCCAAGTACGGGACAACTTTACATTAGACGTGACAAATGGCGTGCGAGAGATGAGTGGGATGACCGTCTCTATCGATATAATCCCTATGCTTATTCCATTGGAGACCCAGAACATTACTATGAAGGAAGGAGCATCCAAAGCCTTGACCCAGGATTATCTGCGTATTCTGAACCAACACTTTCAAGATCTTGATTTTGAGTTTGTTCTTTTGGATGAACCAAAAAATGGTTATGTGGAAAATACAAGGATTCCTGGGATAAAGCTTTCAAGATTTACCAAGAAAcag GTGGAACAAGAACTGATTTACTATGTCCACGATGGCAGCGAGACCTTGCAGGATCACTTTACCATCATTGTGAACAGTACAGAACTTTCCAAGCAGAGTCTTCCACACGCCATATTTGTCACCATCTTTCCCGTCAATGATGAATTTCCAGTTATAACTGTTAATAAGATTTTGCGG GTGTGGGTTGGCTCAGTGACTCGGGTGACAACCAATGATCTGTCTGCTGAAGATAAAGACTCCTCCCCTGAGGATCTTGTGTACTCCATTACACCGCCAAGCAATGGTCATCTAGCCCTTAGGTCCTATCCTGACAAAAGCATTCTGAATTTTACCCAGCAACATATTAATGATGGTCACTTGGTGTTTGTACACAGCG GTGCTATGTCGGGAGGTTTCAACTTTCAGGTTACAGATGGTCTGAACTTTGCACCGAGGCAAATTTTTAGCATCACAGCAAGAACTCTCGTCATCAGCATAGCAACGAATAACGGGTTGGGCGTTTTCCCAG GAATGCGAAGAACGATTTCTTCAGATATCTTAAAAGCTGTAACCAATGATGAAAACAATTCAAAGAACCGCTCTATAACTTTTGACATCACTACTTCACCCAAGCATGGGAAGATCTTAAAGATTGTTCAAGAAAACATGACTGAGGAGGCCTCCAGCTTTACACAACAGATG ATTGATGAAGGAAAAGTTCTATATGAGCATACTGATACAGAAGCCTTGGTGTGGAGCACGCAGGATTCCTTTATCTTCTCAGTATCTTCTCCTCCAGCTGTTCTGGAAACGCAAGTTTTCCTTATCACGATATCCTACGAGGTCAATGATCCCAGCAGATATACCCGCCTTATTGCCAATACAG GTGCCCCTGTTGTGGAAGGAGGAAGGGTACAAATAGACAAGTCAAAGTTAGATGGGTCAAATCTTCTAGCGAGACTGCCAGAATCCCAGCGTTCCTTCTACGAAGTCTGGTTCCAGGTGACCTCTTTACCCAAACATGGTGTGATCGTAGTAGGAGACAGGAACATTACGAAGGAAAAACCAAACTTCTCCCAGTACATCATCAATAAATTTGGTATTACCTATGTACATGATGGAGCAGAGGCGCCCACAGATGACTTTACTTTTGCCACATGGCTAAATTTAAAAAGTAAATCGGCAGTGAAGCCAGACATGGACGTGATAGAAGAAATGTTCAATATTACCGTCATTCCGGTTAATGACCAAGTGCCCGAGCTGAAGACAAAGCGGCCTGGACTGAAAGTGTTGCAAGGACAAATGATGGCCTTGAGTATGGAGAACCTAAATGTTGAAGATCTGGATAACCCTCCAGAAGATATAAAATATTCCATTATTAGCCTGCCAAGCAATGGTTACTTGGCAAAGTCTGACAATCTCAATGCTTCCGTCCAGGCTTTTACCCAGGCAGATATAAACAATGGAGACTTGTGGTTTGTCCAAGATGGAAGTTCAAACTCCGGAGTATTTTATTTTAGCGTGTCCGATGGCAAACACAAACCACTGTATAAAATCTTCAACCTGGATGTGATACCTGTCTCCATTACCCTGGTTAACAAAACCAATCTGATTCTTTTACAAGGACAATCTTTTTTGACCCTCTCGAATACTAATCTAGCGGCAACCACAGATGGAAAGAGTACGGTCCTCAGTTATGAGGTGTCTCAACCTCCTAGATTTGGCATCTTCATGGTTGATGGTAGGCCTGTGACGAAGTTTGACCAAGAGGCTATAGATATGGGAAAAGTATTGTACCATATCGAAAACTTCACCTGGTCCGAAGATAGTTTTGAGATTGTGATCTTCACTTCAGAAACCAACCTTACCGGACATAGCGTAAACATCACAGTGGAACCACTAGTAAATATTAGACCTGATCTGAAAATCCCTACTGGCCTGGCGTACGCTTTAAAAACCATGGATTTGGATGCAACGGAACTGGGAAATCTGACCAACAGTGACCCGGAATATCATATAGTGAATTCACCAGTTTatggaaaaatacagaaaaaattgCTCAAAAAAGATTCATATGAAGATATTGAGATGTTCAAACAAAGTGATATTGAGACAGGACGTATAGTGATGTATGTTGACGCCAACATCACTGACCAGCAAATGTTGAACGATTCCTTTTCCTTCATGCTTAAGGCACATGGGGTTCCACCTGCGTTGGGATATTTCACATATTCTTTTATCCCCTATGATCCATTAGAATCTACCACCACTTCAGGAGGACCTCCAGCCAGCTCCCGTTCTCCTATGTATACCACTCTGGGTTACGACAGAAGGACGACAAATTATTGGCAGAACAAAAACCTTACAGAAATCCCTATAAAGAGATTTGGTAACCGTAATCGTTGGGGCAACCATCAAATTGAGGAAGCCATCCCATCTGCAGATGTAGCACCCACCACTCCTCCGATTAGAGCGTCAACCATTAAACAGTTAACCTTTACTCCAAAAGCCGAACTTAGTCAAACCAACCCTCTTTCTATTATCATCCCTCTGGTAGTTCTTGCCATCCTCCTGCTTGCTATCATCTTCATCGTCTGGTTCCTTCTCTGGAAACGGAAGGCAAAAAAGTCTCCACCGCATGTTAGAAGTCATTCCTATAGCATGGTACCCCAGGTACCCTCCCCATATACAGAGCGAAGTGCCACTGTACCAACGGTGACAGTAACCCCTCTACAAAAATCCAATGACTATTGCTCCGTAAGCCCATTACTGCCATCGAGACATGACCATTTGCGTACAAACTCTGCTCCCTCCTTGGGAGTCGCTACGCAACAGAACTCTTGGCTACAGATGGATCCAGAAATGGTTCAGCATTGTCGGAAGACTAATCCGACCCTAAAGAACAATCAGTATTGGGTGTAA